Proteins encoded in a region of the Pocillopora verrucosa isolate sample1 chromosome 11, ASM3666991v2, whole genome shotgun sequence genome:
- the LOC131782932 gene encoding uncharacterized protein, which produces FVSFSLLNPGIVSKELWEEKMRAELEMAEKKIKMEKAAKAASAKLPELKITPFNGTPVDWIRFQNMFTSQIHDKPLSDEEKYGYLLELVAPKVRSRLANLKPGALGYKTAWDRLKTEFGQSKTVVATHMEEIINLPVTRGSNYERVFEFYEKWSKNFDALQTLGEGEMLKGFLLSTLNKLPQVKPDLVRTDEGWEDWNMEKLIDSIQKWLKRNKAEDNYKDQTDTKRKNAITLTRRTPTACSATKTAGEIRAQHTTKSRNGGNSLYQNSYVTIAPAQGTLGKNVVAGDTIGARANTTPACVISLRGTRRRIPMPL; this is translated from the coding sequence ttcgtttcattttcgtTATTAAACCCGGGAATTGTCAGTAAGGAACTTTGGGAAGAAAAGATGAGAGCAGAATTGGAAATGGcggaaaagaaaatcaaaatggaaaaagccGCGAAAGCCGCCAGTGCGAAGCTGCCAGAGCTCAAGATAACCCCTTTCAATGGCACTCCAGTTGACTGGATCAGGTTTCAGAACATGTTTACATCACAAATACATGACAAACCATTATCCGATGAAGAGAAATATGGATATCTTTTGGAGCTGGTGGCCCCTAAGGTGAGAAGTAGATTAGCTAATTTAAAGCCAGGTGCACTGGGGTACAAAACTGCATGGGACAGGTTGAAGACTGAGTTTGGACAGAGTAAAACTGTTGTCGCTACACACATGGAAGAAATAATTAACTTGCCAGTGACCAGAGGATCAAATTACGAAAGGGTGTTCGAATTTTATGAGAAGTGGAGCAAGAATTTTGACGCATTACAAACTTTGGGGGAGGGAGAGATGCTCAAGGGTTTCCTTCTGTCAACCTTAAACAAGCTCCCCCAAGTGAAACCCGATCTGGTGAGGACAGACGAGGGGTGGGAAGATTGGAACATGGAAAAGTTGATTGATTCTATCCAAAAATGGCTCAAGCGCAACAAGGCCGAAGACAATTATAAGGATCAAACAGATACAAAGAGAAAGAACGCCATTACTTTAACCAGAAGGACCCCCACTGCCTGTTCTGCAACCAAAACCGCTGGGGAGATTCGTGCCCAACATACAACAAAATCGCGAAATGGAGGGAATTCTTTATACCAAAACAGCTATGTTACAATTGCGCCTGCTCAGGGCACACTGGGAAAGAATGTTGTCGCAGGGGATACTATAGGTGCAAGAGCAAACACCACACCAGCTTGTGTGATAAGCCTAAGGGGAACGAGACGTAGGATCCCAATGCCACTCTAA
- the LOC136284162 gene encoding uncharacterized protein: MAKVREQHWIPRLRCLVKKLIKQCYGCKRFQAIAVAAPPPGLLPLERMEHSGVFKVVGVDFTGPIKYRKSPRMEGKAYLVLFACSLTRALHLEVWPNQETATFLGSLKRLIAHQGCPSTIFSDNGQTFIGAAHWLKEIQTDEQLQAYISAYLAEKRITRRFNLTHAPWWGGQFERLVGVFKRAFYKTIGREMLSWTELCEVVLEVETQLNQRPLSYVEDDVQLPLLNLASFLFQKSNRLLEQELWREEDVDLHKRAKYLKTCKDTLWK; the protein is encoded by the coding sequence ATGGCCAAAGTTAGAGAACAGCATTGGATTCCACGTCTAAGGTGCCTGGTCAAGAAACTCATCAAACAGTGCTATGGTTGTAAGCGCTTTCAGGCTATTGCTGTTGCAGCCCCACCTCCTGGGCTGCTACCACTGGAGAGAATGGAGCACTCGGGCGTCTTTAAAGTGGTTGGTGTTGACTTTACAGGTCCTATTAAGTACAGGAAGTCTCCGCGCATGGAAGGAAAAGCCTACCTTGTACTGTTCGCTTGCAGCCTGACAAGAGCCTTACATCTGGAAGTTTGGCCAAACCAGGAAACTGCAACCTTCCTTGGAAGCTTAAAGCGCTTGATTGCTCACCAAGGATGCCCTTCCACTATATTCTCAGACAATGGACAAACCTTTATCGGAGCAGCACACTGGCTTAAAGAAATTCAGACGGACGAACAGCTGCAAGCATATATCTCTGCTTACCTGGCAGAGAAGCGGATCACCCGGAGGTTCAACCTTACTCATGCACCTTGGTGGGGTGGACAGTTTGAACGGCTTGTGGGAGTCTTCAAACGTGCCTTCTACAAAACTATCGGGCGAGAAATGCTAAGTTGGACAGAGTTGTGTGAAGTGGTGCTTGAGGTGGAGACCCAACTTAATCAACGCCCCTTGTCCTACGTTGAAGATGATGTACAGCTCCCGCTACTCAACCTTGCAAGCTTCTTATTTCAGAAATCCAACCGCCTGCTTGAGCAAGAACTGTGGAGAGAGGAGGATGTTGACCTACACAAAAGAGCCAAGTACCTGAAAACCTGCAAAGACACACTGTGGAAGTGA